The Puniceicoccus vermicola genomic sequence AGAATTGGAAGCCCTACGCGGTGAAGCTGACCGTGTTGCGCGCATGGAAAATTCTGCGTGTGTCAGGCATCTAAGGCAAAAATCTCGAAAGTTTGATCAACTGGCCAGGTCATCCCGCCTACAGGAGCTTCTCCCTCGGGGCGTATTCCCAGTGAGAAGCATCCTATTCGATAAGACATCTAGTGAGAATTGGCCTGTCACTTGGCATCAGGACTTAACCATAGCGGTTGAAGAGAAGGTCGCAGTGGAAGGTTATGGCCCATGGTCGAGGAAGGACGGTTCGATTCACGTTCAGCCTCCTGAAGGATTGCTGGAACAAATGGTTACGATCAGGATCCATTTGGACGAGACTCCACGCTCAAACGGTGCACTGAGAGTAATCCCCGGATCACATCTAAACGGAAAGATCGGATCGAAAGAGGTCTTGTCTCATGTGGGCGATTCAGAGGTTGTCTGCGAATGTGAAGCGGGGGATGTATTGTTGATGTCGCCACTGCTTCTGCATGCGTCTAAGCGATCCGAGTTTCCGAAAAGAAGAAGAATCATACACTTTGAGTACGCAGCACATGGGTCCTTGGATAAGAGACTATCATGGTACGAACCCTCACCTGCGAACCAGACTGAGTGAGGCTCCGAGATTCTCTGTGCTCACGAACTTCCATCCTCTACGATGCGGGGAAATCTGGCGCCTTTCAGCATCGTGGCAGACTCCTTTGTCCCGATCTAATCCAATGCGAAAGCACGAATGGAAGTTCGTGAACTTCAGGAAAAGGGCTTTTCAAGTGGATCGGGCAGGGGAATGGCTCGCGGATCGAGCGGGAGGATTGGGGATTTTGAAGCCCCGATCGAAATGGAGTTTGGATTGACCACAGCTCTGCTCCAGAATTACGCTTTTTAAATGAAATTCCGGTCGCTTGTAACCAGCTTAACGTCCGACGGGAAAACTCTAAGAATTTCGAAAAAATCCTTCTGCCCGATGCGTAATGAAACTTCGATCTTCGGGATTTTCTGGCAGTGCCGCTTCGAGAGGCCTTCATCACGCATAGCGATATCCGAAGTTGTGTCACCCGACTGGCAGTGTTCGCCAGGGAGATAAAATGTGGAGACGCATCATACTGATCTGCACGCTCGGTGCTTTCTTGGGAATCTTCTTACTTCCGCTTAATCCGCTTAACAGTAAATTTCTGAAACTAGCGTTTTTGGGGTGCATCCTCGGAGCTTGGATCGGATTCACTATTCTCGCGTGGAAGCGCAAGCCGTTTAGGGTAGTCGTCCTGATTCTTCCGATGGTTGCAGTAATACCATTCGTTCTGCCGGACGGTGGAATCGATCCGCGGGAATTGCGGCAGGATTATGTCCGACGAATGGCTGAGTATGAGGGAACGCAATACTTTTGGGGAGGAGAGAGTTCTCGCGGGATCGATTGCTCAGGGCTGCCACGGCGCGCCTTTCGCGACGCTCTGCTGGCCTACGGAATCAGGCACTTCAATGGGCTTGCTTTTCGCGGATACGTAGAGCAGTGGTGGTTTGATGCCAGCGCAAAGGCGCTGGGAGAAGGTTATCGGGACTACACAGTTGCGATTGGAGCGACAGGAACGATTCAAAAGATGGATTACGATGCGTTGATCCCCGGAGATCTTGCCGTGACCCAAAATGGTGTTCACATAATCGCATACGTTGGAGACGGTCAGTGGATTCAGGCTGACCCGGTTATCGGAGCGGTGGCGACTCTCGACGGCCGCACGGATGACAACATTTGGTTTCGAACACCCGTCACAACCCATCGATGGCAACTCCTTAAACAGAACTAGCCCAACCGCGAAAAAGACGTTAGACGGACGAGGTGGTATCCTTCCCGCTGGGGGATGTGGAACGTGTCAGATGCGAAATATAAAGATTCTGATTTACGGGGAATATTTGGCGTCTTTCAGCATCTTGGCAGACACCTTTGCCCCGATCTAATCGAATGCAACAGCACGAATCGAAGTTCGCGGTCTGGTCGAAAAGGGCATTTTAAGTAGATTGGGCAGGGGAATGGCTCGCGGATCGAGCGGGAGGATTGCGGATTGTGAAGCCCCGATCGAAATGGAGTTTGGATTGACTACAGGCCTGCTCCGGAATTACGCTTTTTTCGGGTGAAATTCCGGCCCCATACAATGAGTTCAGCGTCAGACAGAAGACTCCGAGAATTTCTCAAACCTTCTTCAACCTAAGTTCAGTGAGTTCCCGATTTTCCAGATTTTTTGTCAAAGCCATGTTGATATGCATCCGCCGAGGTTTCATGATCTCCGAAAGTGGGTTACGCAAGTAGCACTGATGGCAAAACAAATGAAATTAATTTTAATAAGCATCAT encodes the following:
- a CDS encoding phytanoyl-CoA dioxygenase family protein — translated: MKNLDTQGFAIIRGVFTETELEALRGEADRVARMENSACVRHLRQKSRKFDQLARSSRLQELLPRGVFPVRSILFDKTSSENWPVTWHQDLTIAVEEKVAVEGYGPWSRKDGSIHVQPPEGLLEQMVTIRIHLDETPRSNGALRVIPGSHLNGKIGSKEVLSHVGDSEVVCECEAGDVLLMSPLLLHASKRSEFPKRRRIIHFEYAAHGSLDKRLSWYEPSPANQTE
- a CDS encoding NlpC/P60 family protein, translating into MVAVIPFVLPDGGIDPRELRQDYVRRMAEYEGTQYFWGGESSRGIDCSGLPRRAFRDALLAYGIRHFNGLAFRGYVEQWWFDASAKALGEGYRDYTVAIGATGTIQKMDYDALIPGDLAVTQNGVHIIAYVGDGQWIQADPVIGAVATLDGRTDDNIWFRTPVTTHRWQLLKQN